ACTATTAAAGCTTTATTGCAGGAGGCGGCTTTGTCGGAAAATAGTTTAGGTGATGAATTTAGGTCTTATTTGGAGCCTGAGGAAGGACGGCCTACATTTGGGCAATTATATCTAATTGGTGCTTTGCTATATTTGGATAGAGGGGGAGAAGTGGAGTGAGCCTTAATTGGGGGAAGCATAAAATAGTGATAATTATTAGCTTGTTTATCATTGGTGCCCTTTTATTTGCTTTTAATCATTGGTATCGGACACCAGTACCAGGACCGATAATTAATGGTAAACCAGGTTATGATGTTATTGTTGTCGGTGGTGAGCCAGAGGGAGTAGCAGCAGCACTAGCTGCTAGTCGTAATGGTCTTAGGACTTTGTTGATTGAGGAGAATTATGCTTTAGGTGGTTTAATGACTTTAGGTCAATTAAATTTTTTAGATATGTGTCATGGTCCAGAGGGTGAATTGTTGACACGGGGAATTTTTGCCGAGTTTTATAGGGATTTGGGTAATGCTTTTGATATTGAAGAAGCTAAAGCTTATTTTTTAAAAAAGGTAAAACGGGAAAAAAATCTTGACTTACTTTTAAATACACCAGTACAAGGTCCTTTAATGGAGGCAGAAAAAATAATTGGTGTAAAAACTAGGGACCAAAATTATTATGCTTTACGAGTTATTGATGCTACCACTGATGCTGATTTAGCGGTAGAAGCGGGTGTTCCTTATACTATTGGTGGGGAAGATTATGGGGAAAAAGGTTTGTTAATGGGTGTTACCTTGGTTTTTGAAGTAAAGGGGGTTAATTGGGAACAGGTAGTCCATTATTTAAAACATGAGGATCCTAGTCCTCATACTGGTGCCGATAAAGTAGCGGCTTGGGGTTTTGGGCCTGAGGCCGAAGCCTACGAGCCTCGTGATCCTTTAATGCGTTTTCGCGGTCCTAATTTAGCTAGACAAAAAAATGGTCATGTTTTGGTTAATGCTTTGCTAATTTTTGGTGTAGATAGTTTAGATCCCAAGTCCAAAGCTGAAGGAATTGCTCGTGGTCGAAAGGAAATTCCTTTTATTATTGATTTTATGCGTCAGCATTTTCCTGGTTTTGAAAAAGCCGAATTTGTAGGTACAGCTGAACAATTATATGTACGGGAAACACGTCATTTGCAAGGTGAATATCGATTAACAATTACTGATGTTTTGGAAAATCGTGATCATTGGGATAAAATTGGTTATGGTAGTTATCCAGTGGATGTGCAGCCTACTAGTCCGGAAAATTCGGGTAATGTAATCGGTAAACCGGATATTTATGCTATTCCTTTTCGCTGTTTGGTGCCTTTAAAAATTGATAATTTATTGGTGGTAGGGCGAAGTGCTTCTTATGATTCT
Above is a window of Clostridia bacterium DNA encoding:
- a CDS encoding FAD-dependent oxidoreductase; protein product: MSLNWGKHKIVIIISLFIIGALLFAFNHWYRTPVPGPIINGKPGYDVIVVGGEPEGVAAALAASRNGLRTLLIEENYALGGLMTLGQLNFLDMCHGPEGELLTRGIFAEFYRDLGNAFDIEEAKAYFLKKVKREKNLDLLLNTPVQGPLMEAEKIIGVKTRDQNYYALRVIDATTDADLAVEAGVPYTIGGEDYGEKGLLMGVTLVFEVKGVNWEQVVHYLKHEDPSPHTGADKVAAWGFGPEAEAYEPRDPLMRFRGPNLARQKNGHVLVNALLIFGVDSLDPKSKAEGIARGRKEIPFIIDFMRQHFPGFEKAEFVGTAEQLYVRETRHLQGEYRLTITDVLENRDHWDKIGYGSYPVDVQPTSPENSGNVIGKPDIYAIPFRCLVPLKIDNLLVVGRSASYDSLAHGSARVIPVGMVTGEAAGVAAAYSINEKVSFREMTASREAIKWVQEKLKEQGAYLEDYIPPRPLVMDHWAYPGVKVMRELGLIEGGYENDYGLEREINKWNLENKLNKVLRVAYERNPQIQLRRVEIPLMVKQSEMLIAVAAGLTGEEMSYAAAYDLLKEKEILDEVLLDRITEGDQVPTFAEMLVLLANLYEYLLAVI